A genomic segment from Methanolobus zinderi encodes:
- a CDS encoding metal ABC transporter ATP-binding protein codes for MTEVIDLKDIWVSYDDVSVLEAVDLTVEDKDFLAIIGPNGGGKSTLLKVILGLIKPDRGSVKLLGGNPKKTRKYVGYVPQYISSNLEFPINVWEVVLMGRLSHKGPFRSFNEEDKKAAEEALNTVGMLEFRDRQIGELSGGQKQRVFIARSLVTRPRLLILDEPSTGIDSRRQKEFYELLNRLKSEIAILMVTHDISALSVYVDKIACLNKQLHYHNSKEVSPEDLEATYQCPVELIAHGVPHRVLKLH; via the coding sequence ATGACTGAAGTGATCGATCTCAAGGATATCTGGGTAAGTTATGATGACGTTTCCGTACTGGAAGCAGTAGACCTCACCGTAGAGGACAAGGATTTCCTTGCAATAATAGGTCCGAACGGGGGAGGCAAAAGCACCCTTCTGAAAGTTATTCTGGGATTGATCAAACCTGACAGGGGCTCTGTGAAACTACTGGGTGGTAACCCGAAAAAGACCAGGAAGTATGTGGGTTATGTACCTCAGTATATTTCTTCCAACCTTGAATTCCCCATAAACGTATGGGAGGTTGTCCTGATGGGTCGCCTGAGTCATAAGGGACCTTTCAGGTCATTTAATGAAGAGGACAAAAAGGCAGCTGAAGAAGCTCTGAACACCGTGGGAATGCTTGAATTCAGGGACCGGCAGATCGGTGAGCTTTCAGGTGGTCAGAAGCAGAGGGTATTTATTGCCAGATCACTGGTGACGCGTCCCAGGCTGCTCATACTGGATGAACCTTCTACAGGAATCGATTCCAGGAGGCAGAAAGAGTTCTATGAACTTCTCAACAGGCTCAAGTCAGAGATCGCCATCCTCATGGTAACTCACGATATAAGTGCACTGTCCGTATATGTTGATAAGATCGCGTGCCTGAACAAGCAGTTGCATTATCACAACTCCAAGGAAGTAAGTCCCGAGGACCTCGAAGCCACATATCAGTGTCCGGTGGAGTTAATAGCACATGGTGTGCCACACAGAGTCCTGAAACTACACTGA
- a CDS encoding metal ABC transporter solute-binding protein, Zn/Mn family, with protein sequence MKYRMLKLALLALVLLVLASGCVDDQEVSATSSDKPVVVVSILPEAEFVEQVAGDQVDVMVMVPPGADPHSYEVTPGQLRELSDADMYVKVGSGLSFENVWMDRLIEVNPDMLVVDASEGIQLRAMEAHAHEEEHEGEEEHDEAEEEHEEEAGSKDPHVWTSPQEAQIMVENIYEGLVEIDPDNTELYTLNRDAYIGELQAADEQIKETLAGKEGSTFMVYHPSWGYFADDYGLEQEAVEIEGKEPSVQDMQRLIDTAREKNITVIFVQSGFSTTNAQTIAGEIDGEVVEVDPLAKDYIDNLAKVTEAFEKGLA encoded by the coding sequence ATGAAATATAGAATGTTGAAACTCGCGTTACTAGCACTCGTATTGCTAGTACTGGCAAGCGGATGTGTTGATGATCAGGAGGTCTCCGCCACATCGTCGGATAAGCCTGTTGTGGTAGTGAGTATTCTTCCTGAGGCCGAATTCGTGGAGCAGGTTGCAGGGGACCAGGTGGATGTGATGGTAATGGTTCCTCCGGGAGCGGACCCGCATTCATATGAAGTGACTCCGGGACAGCTCCGTGAGTTAAGTGATGCTGACATGTATGTGAAGGTCGGATCAGGCCTTTCCTTTGAAAATGTATGGATGGACAGGCTGATCGAAGTAAATCCTGACATGCTGGTGGTTGATGCCTCTGAAGGTATCCAGCTAAGGGCCATGGAGGCACACGCCCATGAAGAAGAACATGAGGGTGAAGAGGAGCACGACGAGGCAGAGGAAGAACATGAAGAAGAGGCAGGATCAAAGGATCCGCATGTGTGGACATCTCCTCAGGAAGCACAGATAATGGTTGAGAACATCTATGAGGGTCTGGTGGAAATTGATCCAGATAATACTGAACTATACACTCTGAACAGGGATGCCTACATCGGGGAACTTCAGGCAGCCGATGAGCAGATAAAGGAAACACTTGCTGGCAAGGAAGGCAGCACCTTTATGGTATATCATCCTTCATGGGGCTATTTTGCCGATGACTACGGACTTGAACAGGAAGCTGTTGAGATCGAAGGCAAAGAACCAAGTGTGCAGGATATGCAGCGTCTGATCGATACGGCCAGGGAAAAGAATATCACTGTGATATTCGTGCAGTCTGGCTTCAGTACCACAAACGCACAGACCATAGCCGGTGAGATCGACGGCGAAGTTGTGGAGGTCGATCCGCTGGCAAAGGATTATATAGATAATCTTGCAAAAGTTACCGAAGCATTTGAAAAAGGGCTGGCATAA
- a CDS encoding metal-dependent transcriptional regulator, with the protein MQEITGLELSPKKVEYLKFLFKKGELVRTTDISTQLGVDPSTSTKTIGDLAESGYVEHIPYRGVRLTEIGQQYAEFMVNRHNILSLMLSHYGLSSEEACEEASRFEAFVSKSAVDNICKSMGHPTVGVCGKIKHISCGIL; encoded by the coding sequence ATGCAGGAAATCACAGGGCTGGAACTCTCTCCCAAGAAGGTGGAATATCTCAAATTTCTCTTTAAAAAAGGAGAACTTGTACGAACTACTGACATATCCACTCAACTGGGAGTTGATCCTTCCACATCTACAAAAACAATCGGTGACCTGGCTGAATCCGGGTACGTGGAGCACATCCCCTACCGTGGGGTGAGATTGACCGAAATAGGGCAGCAGTATGCGGAATTTATGGTAAACAGGCACAACATACTGAGTCTGATGCTGAGTCATTATGGTCTGTCATCTGAAGAAGCATGCGAGGAAGCATCACGCTTCGAGGCATTTGTATCCAAATCCGCAGTTGACAATATATGTAAATCCATGGGTCATCCGACTGTGGGTGTTTGCGGTAAGATCAAACATATTTCGTGTGGTATTCTCTGA
- a CDS encoding DUF1622 domain-containing protein, giving the protein MVDIDLLSGFSYAVLSFFETFLTIIGLGLVIYGGILAAGEVFLHEIGKKSFTYSHIRRQFTDKILFGLEFLIAADIILTVRRPTLDDVLLLGVIVVVRTILGYFLTKEVEEYKFEE; this is encoded by the coding sequence ATGGTGGACATTGATCTGTTATCCGGATTCAGTTATGCAGTACTTTCTTTCTTTGAGACTTTTCTGACAATTATAGGTCTGGGTCTGGTGATCTATGGAGGTATTCTTGCGGCAGGGGAGGTTTTTCTCCATGAGATCGGAAAAAAGTCCTTCACTTATTCTCATATAAGGCGCCAGTTTACTGATAAGATCCTGTTCGGCCTTGAGTTCCTGATTGCTGCAGACATTATACTTACTGTCCGCAGACCCACTCTGGATGATGTTCTTCTGCTGGGTGTCATAGTTGTTGTCAGGACCATTCTCGGATACTTCCTTACAAAAGAAGTTGAAGAATATAAATTTGAAGAGTAA